The following are from one region of the Polaribacter marinaquae genome:
- a CDS encoding KpsF/GutQ family sugar-phosphate isomerase: protein MKKINPILQTAKETILLESSAIANLANLLDDNFENAVNFILNANGRVIITGIGKSANIANKIVATFNSTGTPAIFMHAADAIHGDLGNVQENDVVICLSKSGNTPEIKVLVPLIKNYGNKIIAITGNVDSFLGKNADFPLNTFVEKEACTNNLAPTTSTTAQLVMGDALAMCLQDLRGFSSKDFAKYHPGGALGKRLYLRVSDLIANNQVPKVNSTDSIAKVIVEISEKRLGVTAVLENETLVGIITDGDIRRMLSKTTDINHFTAKDIMGKNPKTVLENAMAIEALDKLENNSITQILVINDKNEYVGVVHLHDLIKEGIF, encoded by the coding sequence TTGAAAAAAATTAATCCAATACTACAAACCGCAAAAGAAACTATCTTATTGGAAAGTAGTGCAATTGCGAATTTAGCAAATTTATTAGATGATAACTTCGAAAATGCCGTTAATTTTATATTAAATGCAAACGGAAGGGTCATAATTACAGGAATTGGCAAAAGCGCAAATATTGCAAACAAAATTGTAGCAACTTTTAACTCTACAGGTACACCTGCAATATTTATGCATGCAGCAGATGCAATTCATGGAGATTTAGGAAACGTACAAGAAAATGATGTAGTTATTTGTTTGTCTAAAAGTGGTAATACTCCAGAAATTAAAGTATTGGTTCCGTTAATTAAAAATTATGGTAATAAAATTATTGCTATAACAGGTAACGTTGATTCCTTTTTAGGTAAAAATGCCGATTTCCCTTTAAATACTTTTGTAGAAAAAGAAGCTTGTACAAATAATTTGGCGCCAACAACTAGCACAACAGCACAATTAGTTATGGGAGATGCATTAGCTATGTGCTTGCAAGATTTAAGAGGTTTTTCTAGCAAAGATTTTGCTAAATATCATCCAGGAGGTGCTTTGGGTAAACGTTTATACCTAAGAGTTTCTGACTTAATTGCAAATAATCAGGTTCCTAAAGTGAATAGCACAGATTCTATTGCAAAAGTTATTGTAGAAATATCAGAAAAAAGATTAGGTGTTACAGCTGTTTTAGAAAACGAAACGTTGGTAGGTATTATTACTGATGGCGATATTAGAAGAATGCTTAGCAAAACAACAGACATAAACCATTTTACGGCAAAAGACATTATGGGTAAAAACCCAAAAACTGTCTTAGAAAACGCAATGGCTATCGAGGCTTTAGATAAGTTAGAAAACAATAGTATTACTCAAATTTTAGTAATAAACGATAAAAATGAATATGTTGGTGTTGTACATTTACATGATTTAATTAAAGAAGGAATTTTCTAA
- a CDS encoding carboxymuconolactone decarboxylase family protein: MHKKVQEFNDYRSKMNKKILDSDNKVIKRIFNLDTNAFKEGHLPVKTKELLGLVASAVLRCDDCIQYHLESAKESGVTTEEMMETMSIANLVGGTIVIPHLRKAVEYWEMLDEKE, encoded by the coding sequence ATGCACAAAAAAGTCCAAGAATTTAACGACTACCGTTCTAAAATGAACAAGAAAATTTTAGATTCTGATAATAAAGTAATTAAAAGAATTTTTAATTTAGATACAAATGCTTTTAAAGAAGGGCATTTACCAGTAAAAACAAAAGAACTATTAGGTTTAGTTGCTTCTGCAGTTTTAAGATGTGATGATTGTATTCAATATCATTTAGAATCGGCTAAAGAAAGCGGAGTAACAACAGAAGAAATGATGGAAACAATGTCTATTGCCAATTTAGTTGGTGGTACAATTGTTATACCTCACTTAAGAAAAGCAGTAGAATATTGGGAAATGTTAGATGAAAAAGAGTAA
- a CDS encoding YheT family hydrolase codes for MPILKSDFSPTLPFKNGHFNTIYRPLFSKETCTYSRKRISTWDNDFIDLDFSKVGSKNLVLLIHGLEGSSQSKYIISSVNHLNSKGLDTVSLNLRSCSGEDNLLLDTYHSGKTEDVDFVIKHINTNYNYDSIVIIGFSLGGNLTLKYLGEYQDKLSNIVKGGIAVSVPIDITSAEKELDKFKNRLYVEVFFKTLKSKILDKANKFPEFQLDKERLKKATKFKHLEYLYTVPVFGFKNPEDYWEKASSKPYLSKIDRPTLLVNAKDDTFLSAECYPRKEAIKSDKFYLEIPEFGGHCGFMSSFKTEENNWLETKIASFIEEKIQI; via the coding sequence ATGCCAATATTAAAATCGGACTTCTCTCCTACTTTACCTTTTAAAAACGGACATTTTAATACAATTTATCGTCCTTTATTTTCTAAGGAAACTTGTACTTATTCTCGTAAAAGAATTTCTACCTGGGATAATGATTTTATCGATTTAGATTTTTCTAAAGTTGGTTCTAAAAATTTGGTATTGTTAATTCATGGTTTAGAAGGAAGTTCTCAATCAAAATATATTATTTCTTCTGTAAATCATTTAAATAGTAAAGGTTTAGATACTGTTTCGTTAAATTTAAGAAGTTGTAGTGGTGAAGACAATTTACTTTTAGACACTTATCATAGTGGTAAAACCGAAGATGTAGATTTTGTAATTAAACATATTAATACCAACTATAATTACGATTCAATAGTAATTATAGGTTTTAGTTTGGGCGGAAATTTAACTTTAAAGTATTTAGGAGAGTATCAGGATAAACTATCTAACATTGTTAAAGGAGGAATTGCTGTTTCTGTACCAATTGATATTACTTCTGCAGAAAAAGAATTAGACAAATTCAAAAATAGATTATATGTAGAAGTATTTTTTAAGACTTTAAAAAGTAAAATTTTAGATAAAGCGAATAAATTTCCAGAGTTTCAATTAGATAAAGAACGCTTAAAAAAAGCAACAAAGTTTAAACATTTAGAATATTTATATACGGTACCTGTTTTTGGCTTTAAAAATCCAGAAGATTATTGGGAAAAAGCGAGCTCTAAACCTTATTTATCTAAAATAGATAGACCAACTTTACTTGTAAATGCTAAAGATGATACTTTCTTATCTGCAGAATGTTACCCAAGAAAAGAAGCTATTAAATCGGATAAATTTTATTTAGAAATCCCAGAATTTGGTGGTCATTGTGGTTTTATGAGTTCCTTTAAAACAGAAGAAAATAATTGGCTTGAAACCAAAATAGCTTCTTTTATCGAAGAAAAAATTCAAATATAA
- a CDS encoding ZIP family metal transporter produces MINILLISSVLIGSLLVFVIKPSTKIVRLLLAFSGSYLLSVTILHLLPEVYETTTDPKKIGIIILFGIILQSILESFSKGAEHGHIHIHTDGKKFPTLLFLSLCLHAFSEGLPINHSDDNLLWAIVVHKIPIAIVLTTFLVNTKYSKKTIFGFLFFFGLMSPLGVLIGNKIGFFTDYYAEIIALIIGIFLHISTIILFESSENHKFNIQKFTAILLGILLTIFTL; encoded by the coding sequence ATGATAAACATCTTATTAATATCTTCTGTTTTAATTGGTTCTTTATTAGTTTTTGTAATAAAACCAAGTACCAAAATAGTTCGATTATTGTTAGCTTTTAGTGGTTCTTACTTGCTCTCTGTAACTATATTACATTTGTTGCCAGAAGTTTACGAAACGACTACAGATCCTAAAAAAATAGGAATTATTATTCTTTTTGGAATAATTTTACAATCGATTTTAGAATCTTTTTCTAAAGGAGCAGAACATGGTCATATTCACATTCATACAGACGGCAAAAAGTTTCCCACCTTATTATTTTTAAGTTTATGTTTACATGCATTTTCCGAAGGTTTGCCTATAAATCATTCTGATGATAATTTGTTATGGGCAATTGTAGTGCATAAAATACCAATTGCCATTGTACTTACCACCTTTTTAGTAAATACAAAGTACAGTAAAAAAACAATTTTTGGATTTCTTTTTTTCTTCGGATTAATGAGTCCGTTGGGAGTTTTAATAGGAAATAAAATTGGTTTTTTCACAGATTATTATGCTGAAATTATTGCTTTAATAATCGGAATTTTCTTACACATTTCAACTATTATTCTATTTGAAAGTTCAGAAAATCATAAATTTAATATACAAAAGTTTACAGCAATTCTTTTAGGAATCTTACTTACTATTTTTACGCTATAA
- a CDS encoding RecQ family ATP-dependent DNA helicase, with amino-acid sequence MDLHSPLKKFFGFNKFKGLQEQVVNSIVNGNNTFVIMPTGGGKSLCYQLPALMQEGTAIVVSPLIALMKNQVDAIRGISENNGVAHVLNSSLNKTEIAKVKEDISNGVTKLLYVAPESLIKEEYVLFLRTQKISFVAIDEAHCISEWGHDFRPEYRNLKHIIKAIDNVPVICLTATATEKVQEDILKTLGITDANRFKASFNRPNLFYEVRPKTKEVEKDIIRFVKQRIGKSGIIYCLSRKKVEEVAQILQVNGLNAVPYHAGLDAKTRAKHQDMFLMEDCDIVVATIAFGMGIDKPDVRFVIHHDIPKSLESYYQETGRAGRDDGEGYCLAFYSYKDIEKLEKFMSSKPVAEQEIGHALLQEVVGYAETSMNRRKYLLHYFGEDFDEINGEGADMDDNSRNQKKKHEAKEDVIKLLSVVKNTMQKYKSKEVVNTLIGKENALLTSHKTHLQPFFGIGKEKKAAYWMALVRQVLVVNFIKKEIEQYGVVKLTKEGESFLEKPVSFMMTEDHSYSEENDNTIITNAKSAGAATDATLVKLLKDLRKKVANKQGVPPFAVFQDPSLDDMALKYPINLEELSTVHGVGEGKARKFGKDFVALISNYVTENEILRPDDLIVKSTGTNSGIKLYIIQNTDRKLPLEDISKSKGLEMTELIKEMEAIIFSGTKLDINYALDDVLDEDQQEEIYDYFMEAETDKIQEALDEFDGDYDEDELRLMRIKFINEVGN; translated from the coding sequence ATGGATTTACATAGCCCTCTAAAAAAGTTCTTTGGATTCAATAAATTTAAAGGCTTACAAGAGCAAGTTGTTAATAGTATTGTAAATGGTAATAATACTTTTGTTATTATGCCAACAGGAGGTGGTAAATCTCTATGTTATCAGCTACCTGCATTAATGCAAGAAGGTACAGCAATTGTAGTTTCTCCGTTAATTGCTTTAATGAAAAATCAAGTAGATGCCATTAGAGGTATTTCAGAAAATAATGGTGTTGCCCATGTATTAAATTCTTCTCTTAACAAAACAGAAATTGCAAAAGTTAAAGAAGATATTTCTAACGGAGTTACAAAACTTTTATACGTAGCACCAGAATCTTTAATTAAAGAAGAATATGTTTTATTCTTAAGAACTCAAAAAATTTCTTTTGTAGCAATAGACGAAGCGCATTGTATTTCTGAATGGGGACATGATTTTAGACCTGAATACAGAAATTTAAAACACATAATTAAAGCTATAGATAATGTACCTGTTATTTGTTTAACTGCTACAGCTACAGAAAAAGTACAAGAAGACATTTTAAAAACTTTGGGTATAACAGATGCCAATAGATTTAAAGCTTCTTTTAATAGACCAAACTTGTTTTACGAGGTTAGGCCAAAAACCAAAGAAGTAGAAAAAGATATCATTCGTTTTGTAAAACAAAGAATTGGTAAATCTGGTATTATATATTGTTTAAGTAGAAAAAAGGTAGAAGAAGTAGCTCAAATATTGCAAGTTAATGGTTTAAATGCTGTTCCTTATCATGCTGGTTTAGATGCAAAAACAAGAGCAAAACATCAAGATATGTTTTTGATGGAAGATTGTGATATTGTGGTTGCTACCATAGCTTTTGGAATGGGAATTGATAAGCCAGATGTTCGATTTGTTATACACCACGATATTCCTAAAAGTTTAGAAAGCTATTACCAAGAAACTGGTAGAGCAGGTAGAGATGATGGCGAAGGTTATTGTTTGGCCTTTTATTCTTATAAAGACATAGAAAAGTTAGAAAAATTTATGTCTAGTAAACCAGTAGCAGAACAAGAAATTGGTCATGCTTTGTTACAAGAAGTTGTAGGTTATGCCGAAACTTCTATGAATAGACGTAAATATTTATTGCATTATTTTGGTGAAGATTTTGATGAAATAAACGGTGAAGGAGCCGATATGGATGATAATTCTAGAAATCAGAAGAAAAAACACGAAGCAAAAGAAGATGTAATTAAACTGTTATCTGTTGTTAAAAATACAATGCAAAAATATAAATCTAAAGAAGTTGTAAATACTTTAATAGGTAAAGAAAATGCATTATTAACTTCTCATAAAACACATTTACAACCATTTTTTGGAATTGGTAAAGAGAAAAAAGCAGCTTATTGGATGGCTTTGGTTAGACAAGTTTTAGTTGTAAACTTTATAAAAAAAGAAATAGAACAATACGGAGTCGTAAAATTAACTAAAGAAGGAGAAAGTTTTTTAGAAAAACCAGTTTCTTTTATGATGACAGAAGATCATTCATATTCTGAAGAAAATGACAATACAATAATTACAAATGCTAAGTCTGCTGGTGCAGCAACAGATGCTACATTGGTTAAACTCCTAAAAGATTTACGTAAAAAAGTAGCTAATAAACAAGGTGTTCCTCCGTTTGCTGTTTTTCAAGATCCGTCATTAGATGACATGGCTCTAAAATATCCTATTAATTTAGAAGAACTTTCTACAGTTCATGGAGTAGGAGAAGGTAAAGCAAGAAAATTTGGTAAAGACTTTGTAGCATTAATTTCTAATTATGTTACAGAAAATGAAATTTTAAGACCAGACGATTTAATTGTAAAAAGTACTGGTACAAATTCTGGAATAAAGTTATATATCATTCAGAATACAGATAGAAAACTTCCTTTAGAAGACATTTCGAAATCGAAAGGTTTAGAAATGACTGAACTAATTAAAGAAATGGAAGCAATTATTTTTTCAGGTACAAAACTAGATATTAATTATGCTTTGGATGATGTTTTAGATGAAGACCAACAAGAAGAAATCTATGATTATTTCATGGAAGCAGAAACCGATAAAATACAAGAAGCTTTAGATGAATTTGATGGTGACTATGATGAGGATGAATTACGTTTAATGCGTATTAAATTTATAAATGAAGTAGGTAATTAA
- a CDS encoding PorV/PorQ family protein, producing the protein MKYRILLFFLFLTVLINAQAFRNYSNEFLNIGVDAAALGKSKAVVATTNNVNATYWNPAGLVGIEDYQGSLMYASYFAGIANYNHAAFAMPIDKESALGVSVIRFGVDDILNTTQLIDSDGNIDFNRISLFSAADYAFNLAYARNLIFKDVKLGVNAKIVRRTIGDFASSWGFGFDIGLQFERNNWKFGLMARDITTTFNSWAINEEEFEKIRDAIPGQNQELPQSTEITKPKLQLGVARDFKIGRFFNLQTEVDLNVRFARTNDIFSSDAGSIDPAIGLQLDYENIVYLRAGVGNFQYQTEFDGSKSLNTQPNFGVGFNYKGIQVDYALTNIGSVGNALYSNIFSITIDYNLLRP; encoded by the coding sequence TTGAAATATAGAATTTTACTTTTTTTCTTATTCTTAACTGTATTAATTAACGCGCAGGCATTTAGAAATTACTCTAATGAATTTTTAAATATTGGTGTAGATGCTGCTGCTTTAGGTAAAAGTAAAGCTGTTGTAGCTACTACAAATAACGTAAATGCAACTTATTGGAATCCTGCAGGTTTAGTTGGTATCGAAGATTATCAAGGTTCTTTAATGTATGCCTCTTATTTTGCAGGAATTGCAAATTACAACCATGCGGCTTTTGCAATGCCTATAGATAAAGAAAGTGCTTTAGGAGTTTCTGTTATTCGATTTGGTGTAGATGATATTTTAAATACGACACAGTTAATTGATAGCGACGGAAACATAGATTTTAATAGAATTAGTTTATTTTCTGCAGCAGATTATGCGTTTAATCTAGCTTATGCTAGAAACTTAATTTTTAAAGATGTTAAGTTAGGCGTTAATGCAAAAATTGTAAGAAGAACAATTGGCGATTTTGCTTCTTCTTGGGGATTTGGTTTTGATATTGGTCTTCAATTTGAAAGAAATAATTGGAAATTTGGTTTAATGGCTAGAGATATAACTACAACTTTTAATAGTTGGGCTATAAATGAAGAAGAATTTGAAAAAATTAGAGATGCAATTCCTGGTCAAAATCAAGAATTACCACAAAGTACAGAAATTACAAAACCAAAACTACAACTAGGTGTTGCCAGAGATTTTAAAATTGGCCGATTTTTTAATTTACAAACAGAAGTAGATTTAAATGTACGTTTTGCTAGAACAAATGATATCTTCTCTTCGGATGCAGGAAGTATAGATCCGGCAATTGGGTTGCAATTAGATTATGAAAATATTGTTTATTTAAGAGCTGGTGTTGGTAATTTTCAATATCAAACAGAATTTGATGGCTCTAAATCTTTAAACACACAACCAAATTTTGGTGTTGGATTTAATTATAAAGGAATTCAAGTTGATTATGCTTTAACTAATATTGGTAGTGTCGGAAACGCTTTGTATTCTAATATTTTTTCTATTACCATAGATTATAATTTACTTAGACCTTAA
- a CDS encoding CDP-alcohol phosphatidyltransferase family protein, which translates to MKKHIPNLLTLGNLFCGTIATILAVNNNFVFAGLFVVLGIFFDFFDGFAARLLNVSGELGKQLDSLADMVTSGVVPGIIMFKLIGDKVIGSDTFTDEFNLPTIIPFVGLILTLGACYRLAKFNIDTRQSESFIGLPTPAMSLFVISLPLILEYSDLEFVNDLIRNNYFLITITLLLTYLMNAELPLFSLKFKNYAIKNNIVKYLFLLISIIMIISLQYLSIPLIITIYVLLSLISNSKKA; encoded by the coding sequence ATGAAAAAACACATTCCTAACTTACTAACATTAGGTAATTTATTTTGCGGAACAATTGCAACCATTTTAGCTGTTAATAATAATTTTGTATTTGCAGGTTTATTCGTGGTTTTAGGTATCTTTTTTGATTTTTTTGATGGTTTTGCTGCTCGTTTATTAAACGTTTCTGGAGAATTGGGAAAACAATTAGATTCTTTAGCAGATATGGTAACTAGTGGTGTTGTGCCAGGAATTATAATGTTTAAGTTGATAGGAGACAAGGTAATTGGTTCAGATACATTTACTGATGAATTTAACTTACCAACTATAATTCCGTTTGTAGGATTGATACTAACTTTAGGCGCATGCTACAGATTAGCAAAATTTAATATTGATACAAGACAATCTGAATCTTTTATAGGATTACCAACACCTGCAATGAGTTTATTTGTAATTTCATTACCATTAATTTTAGAATATTCAGATCTAGAATTTGTAAATGATCTTATTAGAAATAATTATTTCTTAATAACGATTACACTTTTATTAACCTATTTAATGAATGCAGAACTACCTTTGTTTTCTTTGAAATTTAAAAATTATGCAATCAAAAATAATATCGTTAAATATTTATTTTTATTAATATCAATTATAATGATTATCAGTTTACAATATTTATCGATTCCTTTAATAATAACAATTTATGTATTATTATCGCTCATATCAAATTCTAAAAAAGCGTAA
- the tatC gene encoding twin-arginine translocase subunit TatC, with protein MAEEQKEMSFLGHLEELRWHLVRSASAIFIIGILLFIFQKEVYEYFLLAHRKPDFITYQVFCDFFNFLGLDSTFCNVKFNDNLISLKPTQQLMNAIWSSLILGIILAFPYLLWELWRFIAPGLTEREIKNSRGFIFIASFLFFCGIAFSFYVIAPISIHFLYNYQITDLIQNNFTMDSHIGLVTNMLLGISILFELPVLIYFLTKIGLVTPEFLKKYRKHALVVVLILAAIITPPDIASQVIVAIPILILYEISIKVSKMVIKKQLKDAQKSPRI; from the coding sequence ATGGCAGAAGAACAAAAAGAAATGTCTTTTCTAGGACATTTAGAAGAATTAAGGTGGCATTTGGTAAGAAGTGCATCAGCAATATTTATTATCGGAATTTTATTATTCATTTTTCAGAAAGAAGTCTACGAATACTTTTTACTAGCGCATAGAAAACCAGATTTTATAACCTATCAGGTTTTTTGTGACTTTTTTAATTTCTTAGGATTAGATAGCACTTTTTGTAACGTAAAATTTAATGATAATTTAATCAGTTTAAAACCAACACAACAATTAATGAATGCTATTTGGTCTTCATTAATTTTAGGAATAATACTTGCATTTCCTTATTTATTATGGGAATTATGGCGTTTTATTGCACCAGGATTAACAGAAAGAGAAATTAAAAACTCGAGAGGTTTTATTTTTATAGCTTCTTTTTTATTTTTCTGCGGAATCGCATTTAGCTTTTATGTAATTGCGCCTATTTCAATTCATTTCTTGTACAATTATCAAATTACAGATTTAATTCAGAATAATTTTACAATGGATTCTCATATTGGTTTGGTAACTAATATGTTATTGGGAATTTCAATTTTATTCGAATTACCTGTTCTAATTTATTTTTTAACTAAAATAGGATTGGTAACTCCAGAATTTTTAAAAAAATACAGAAAACATGCGTTAGTAGTTGTACTAATATTAGCAGCTATTATTACGCCTCCAGATATTGCTAGTCAAGTTATTGTAGCAATTCCGATACTTATTTTATATGAAATAAGTATCAAAGTTTCAAAAATGGTGATCAAAAAACAATTAAAAGATGCACAAAAAAGTCCAAGAATTTAA
- the lptB gene encoding LPS export ABC transporter ATP-binding protein, with the protein MILRADNIQKIYGSRKVVKGISLEVQQGEIIGLLGPNGAGKTTSFYMIVGMIKPNAGKIFLNDEEITQDAMYKRAQKGIGYLAQEASVFRKLSVEDNIMSVLQFTGRSKKEQKIKLESLIEEFNIGHVRKNRGDLLSGGERRRTEIARCLASDPNFILLDEPFAGVDPIAVEDIQSIVAHLKDRNIGILITDHDVQATLAITDKTYLMYNGSILKEGTPEELAADEMVRKVYLGKDFELKKRKVF; encoded by the coding sequence ATGATTTTAAGAGCAGATAACATTCAGAAAATCTACGGAAGTAGAAAAGTTGTAAAAGGTATTTCTTTAGAAGTACAACAAGGAGAAATTATAGGTTTATTAGGACCAAACGGTGCTGGTAAAACTACTTCTTTTTACATGATTGTTGGTATGATTAAACCAAATGCTGGTAAAATATTTTTAAATGATGAAGAAATAACCCAAGATGCCATGTACAAACGTGCGCAAAAAGGGATTGGATATTTAGCACAAGAAGCTTCTGTTTTTAGAAAACTTTCTGTAGAAGACAACATTATGTCTGTTTTACAATTTACAGGACGTTCTAAAAAAGAACAAAAGATAAAATTAGAATCTTTAATAGAAGAATTTAATATTGGTCATGTTCGTAAAAACAGAGGTGATTTATTATCTGGTGGAGAAAGAAGAAGAACAGAAATTGCTCGATGTTTAGCTTCAGACCCTAACTTTATTCTTTTAGATGAACCTTTTGCAGGTGTAGATCCTATTGCTGTAGAAGATATACAAAGTATTGTAGCGCATTTAAAAGACAGAAATATTGGTATTTTAATTACAGATCATGATGTACAAGCAACTTTAGCTATTACAGATAAAACGTATTTAATGTACAACGGAAGTATTCTTAAAGAAGGTACACCAGAAGAACTTGCTGCTGATGAAATGGTAAGAAAAGTATATTTAGGTAAAGATTTTGAGCTTAAAAAACGTAAAGTATTTTAA